In Roseisolibacter agri, one genomic interval encodes:
- a CDS encoding methyl-accepting chemotaxis protein has translation MWNLTVARRMYLAVGLSIAIGGTLTTALLVRQAALARSYAEMLAGPVQARRDAIVAQVHFKTQMQEWKNILIRGHEAEAREKYTKQLHEEEARVASRVDSLRTLVAGDTIALRLTEQFSKAHAQLDQEFDSALVVFVAADGKNPAVADSMMKGRDRAPTEVLTQLADTLTAHVDTLVARQAVTVARERQLLSLAAVVLFAGVVVASVLAVRRVIRPLSDLVVVADGVARGDVEQAITYDARDEIGALAASFRRSVETLREVVSETTRLTQAAQIGDLSARGDAARFEGAFGQLVGGLNATLDAVVAPVSEAAIVLERVAARDLTRRVTGEYRGDHARIKSAVNTAADGLADALRDIAAVGEQVGAAGAQIESSGRALADGAVRQSDAVSEVSRDIQELSASAEQMSASLHEIAAMSQQNADGAAQARTVAEATRSHVDASSASLAQLTSAIARIKASADSTAKIVRTIDEIAFQTNLLALNAAVEAARAGDAGRGFAVVAEEVRALALRSAEAARTTAQLIEESVQHAEAGVRHQGTMTDGLRQIDVSVQRVLGVVGEIAEASREQRDGVAQVAAGVTQVTDGVTRIAATMDSVTEVTQGAAASAEESAAAAESLAGEATELARVVGTFVLPPRDGAGAHVVPAAVASRMRGGVPR, from the coding sequence ATGTGGAACCTCACCGTCGCCCGGCGCATGTACCTCGCCGTCGGGCTGTCGATCGCGATCGGCGGCACGCTGACCACCGCACTGCTCGTCCGCCAGGCCGCGCTCGCGCGCTCGTACGCCGAGATGCTGGCCGGCCCGGTGCAGGCGCGCCGCGACGCGATCGTCGCGCAGGTCCACTTCAAGACGCAGATGCAGGAGTGGAAGAACATCCTCATCCGCGGGCACGAGGCCGAGGCGCGGGAGAAGTACACGAAGCAGCTGCATGAAGAGGAGGCACGCGTGGCGTCGCGCGTCGACTCCCTGCGGACGCTCGTCGCGGGCGACACGATCGCGTTGCGCCTGACGGAGCAGTTCTCGAAGGCGCACGCCCAGCTGGACCAGGAGTTCGACTCGGCGCTGGTCGTGTTCGTCGCCGCTGACGGGAAGAACCCCGCCGTCGCGGACAGCATGATGAAGGGGCGCGACCGCGCGCCGACCGAGGTGCTCACGCAGCTCGCGGACACGCTCACGGCGCACGTCGACACCCTGGTCGCGCGTCAGGCGGTGACGGTCGCGCGCGAGCGGCAGCTGCTGTCGCTCGCGGCAGTCGTGCTCTTCGCCGGCGTCGTCGTGGCGAGCGTGCTTGCGGTGCGCCGCGTCATCCGCCCGCTGTCGGATCTCGTGGTCGTCGCCGACGGCGTGGCGCGCGGCGACGTCGAGCAGGCGATCACCTACGACGCGCGCGACGAGATCGGCGCGCTGGCGGCATCGTTCCGCCGCTCGGTCGAGACGCTGCGCGAGGTCGTGTCCGAGACGACGCGCCTGACGCAGGCGGCGCAGATCGGCGACCTGTCGGCGCGCGGCGACGCGGCGCGCTTCGAGGGCGCGTTCGGCCAGCTGGTCGGCGGGCTCAATGCAACGCTCGATGCCGTCGTGGCGCCCGTGAGCGAAGCGGCGATCGTGCTCGAGCGCGTCGCGGCGCGCGACCTCACGCGGCGCGTCACCGGCGAGTACCGCGGCGACCACGCGCGCATCAAGTCGGCGGTGAACACCGCGGCCGACGGGCTGGCGGACGCGCTGCGCGATATCGCCGCGGTCGGTGAGCAGGTCGGCGCCGCGGGTGCCCAGATCGAGTCGAGCGGCCGCGCGCTGGCTGACGGCGCGGTGCGCCAGTCCGATGCGGTGAGCGAGGTCTCGCGCGACATCCAGGAGCTCTCGGCCAGCGCCGAGCAGATGTCGGCCAGCCTGCACGAGATCGCGGCGATGAGCCAGCAGAACGCCGATGGCGCTGCCCAGGCGCGCACGGTCGCCGAGGCGACGCGCTCCCACGTGGATGCCAGCAGCGCGAGCCTCGCGCAGCTGACGAGCGCGATCGCACGGATCAAGGCGAGCGCCGACTCCACCGCGAAGATCGTCCGCACGATCGACGAGATCGCGTTCCAGACGAACCTGCTCGCGCTCAACGCCGCGGTCGAGGCGGCGCGCGCCGGCGACGCGGGCCGCGGCTTCGCGGTCGTCGCGGAGGAGGTGCGGGCGCTCGCGCTCCGCAGCGCCGAGGCCGCGCGCACGACGGCGCAGCTGATCGAGGAGAGCGTGCAGCACGCCGAGGCGGGCGTGCGGCATCAGGGCACGATGACCGATGGCCTGCGCCAGATCGACGTCAGCGTCCAGCGCGTGCTCGGCGTCGTCGGCGAGATCGCCGAGGCGAGCCGCGAGCAGCGCGACGGCGTGGCGCAGGTCGCGGCTGGCGTCACACAGGTCACCGACGGCGTCACGCGCATCGCGGCGACCATGGACTCGGTCACCGAGG
- a CDS encoding glycosyltransferase family 9 protein: MSVPREATVLPPIARRTDAPYAHVPLRRVCVVMMSAVGDAVHVLPLLTALRRLQPAPHVTWVLQPGPATLVRGHPAVDDIVLFDRSAGAQGFLDVRRALHERGPFDLCIDLQVYFKAGLITGFVPAPVKLGFDRARARDFNWLFTNAKVPPHPMQHVQDQYFEFLDALGVPHDPVVWDLGPWPQERAWQRDFFAPIQRPVASIVVATSKPQKDWLPERWAAVCDALYADYGLQPVLVGGRSERELAAEAIIMREARHRPVSALGSGLRNLVSILDGSALVLSPDTGPLHMTVALDRPVVSLIGYSNPKRVGPYRKFRDLMIDAYGEPGEDYPISMENRMDRLPRITVAQVLEKVERWRTHYGDRP, encoded by the coding sequence GTGAGCGTTCCGCGCGAGGCCACCGTCCTGCCGCCCATCGCGCGCCGCACCGACGCGCCGTACGCGCACGTCCCGCTGCGCCGCGTGTGCGTGGTGATGATGAGCGCCGTCGGCGACGCGGTGCACGTGCTGCCGCTGCTCACCGCGCTCCGTCGCCTGCAGCCCGCGCCGCACGTGACCTGGGTGCTGCAGCCGGGCCCCGCGACGCTCGTGCGGGGCCATCCCGCCGTCGACGACATCGTGCTCTTCGACCGCTCGGCCGGCGCGCAGGGCTTCCTCGACGTGCGGCGTGCGCTGCACGAGCGCGGGCCGTTCGACCTGTGCATCGACCTGCAGGTCTACTTCAAGGCGGGGCTCATCACCGGCTTCGTGCCGGCGCCGGTGAAGCTCGGCTTCGACCGGGCGCGCGCGCGCGACTTCAACTGGCTGTTCACGAACGCGAAGGTCCCGCCGCACCCGATGCAGCACGTGCAGGACCAGTACTTCGAGTTCCTCGACGCGCTCGGCGTGCCGCACGATCCGGTGGTCTGGGACCTCGGCCCGTGGCCGCAGGAGCGCGCGTGGCAGCGCGACTTCTTCGCGCCCATCCAGCGACCCGTCGCGTCGATCGTCGTCGCCACCAGCAAGCCGCAGAAGGACTGGCTGCCCGAGCGCTGGGCCGCGGTGTGCGACGCGCTGTACGCGGACTACGGGCTGCAGCCGGTGCTGGTCGGCGGGCGCTCGGAGCGCGAGCTGGCGGCGGAGGCGATCATCATGCGCGAGGCGCGCCACAGGCCGGTGTCCGCGCTCGGCAGCGGGCTGCGCAACCTCGTGTCGATCCTCGACGGCTCGGCGCTCGTGCTGTCGCCGGACACGGGGCCGCTGCACATGACCGTCGCGCTCGACCGGCCGGTGGTGTCGCTCATCGGCTACTCGAACCCGAAGCGCGTGGGGCCGTACCGGAAGTTCCGCGACCTGATGATCGACGCGTACGGCGAGCCGGGCGAGGACTACCCGATCTCGATGGAGAACCGGATGGACCGGCTGCCGCGCATCACCGTCGCGCAGGTGCTCGAGAAGGTGGAGCGCTGGCGCACGCACTACGGCGATCGACCCTAG
- a CDS encoding lipopolysaccharide kinase InaA family protein translates to MSALLDAAPAGHVRLAVRGATLVCRADLADDLARAIAEHGSLTAFARAQPGRRELRGRAAAWAVSLPGGDAVVVRHSWHGGLLARVTRDLFVAPSRAPHELALSERLRAAGVRTPEVVAYALYPAGPGLVRADVMTRLVPDAQDLAALLRTLPLMRDPRGPWVRATGALLHALAHSGVRHPDLNLKNVLVTPAPRAEDPDALDAWVLDLDVARQKEAASDARRHVIGEANLRRLERSIHKWRTQRGLAVSDLELDCLRLMARRGPDAHVDLVWRPGHNSGTT, encoded by the coding sequence GTGAGCGCGCTGCTCGACGCCGCGCCCGCGGGTCACGTGCGGCTCGCGGTGCGCGGCGCGACGCTCGTCTGCCGCGCCGACCTCGCCGACGACCTCGCGCGCGCGATCGCGGAGCACGGGTCGCTGACGGCCTTCGCGCGCGCGCAGCCTGGCCGCCGCGAGCTGCGTGGCCGCGCCGCCGCGTGGGCGGTGTCGCTGCCCGGCGGCGATGCCGTCGTGGTGCGCCACTCGTGGCACGGCGGGCTGCTCGCGCGCGTCACGCGCGACCTGTTCGTCGCGCCGTCGCGCGCGCCGCACGAGCTCGCGCTGAGCGAGCGCCTGCGCGCGGCCGGCGTGCGCACGCCGGAGGTGGTGGCGTACGCGCTGTATCCGGCGGGGCCGGGGCTCGTGCGCGCCGACGTGATGACGCGGCTCGTGCCGGACGCGCAGGACCTCGCGGCGCTTCTGCGCACGCTGCCGCTGATGCGCGACCCGCGCGGGCCGTGGGTGCGCGCGACGGGCGCGCTGCTGCACGCGCTCGCGCACTCGGGCGTGCGGCATCCGGACCTCAACCTCAAGAACGTGCTCGTGACGCCAGCGCCGCGCGCCGAGGATCCCGACGCGCTGGACGCCTGGGTGCTCGACCTCGACGTCGCGCGCCAGAAGGAGGCGGCGTCCGACGCGCGCCGCCACGTGATCGGCGAGGCCAACTTGCGCCGGCTGGAGCGCTCGATCCACAAGTGGCGCACGCAGCGCGGGCTCGCCGTGTCGGATCTGGAGCTCGACTGCCTGCGGCTGATGGCGCGCCGCGGCCCGGATGCGCACGTGGACCTCGTCTGGCGCCCGGGCCACAACTCCGGCACGACGTGA
- a CDS encoding adenylate/guanylate cyclase domain-containing protein, with protein sequence MSFHLVDAHGTTLADFPPGGGSLVVGRSAECSLVLSDPTVSRRHAEVHIVDDHLVVMDLGSRNGTFRNGVRVERARLRAGDVVAFGVVPLRVEGEGENGEVQQLVVLDNGGAAPSAAPSAAPSAEPELLPAEATSGSRPASDLDEGAGRATPSADAPAVPQEAEPGPPPGATLLKPIAQPAAPPAVGTARTPARSAAPIPAAAPVLAAAPAQPAPPASADPDGEPPIVAEREAASPQELTARRLQQLLEATKALGGAADVAAVHERIVGAALRTLDADRAAILLTSDYDAQLVPAVARDRWGADLIAAGAPPVPRTITRAALARRSALLTVDATADPRFVGQSVLRQRVRSAMCAPLLDAEGGAFGALYVDSADPHRQFAEADLDFLTAFASLGAASLENARLAERVRREAVARENFARYFAPPVAERIARSQDAVRLGGERRTVAVLFADLRGFTKLAAELSPDDLAETLSDFLSGMVECVFRHGGTLDKFIGDCVMAQWGAPESGADDADRALAAAIDMLGAVDALNARRVAAHRKPLAIGIGLSYGEVFAGNIGSERRLEFTVIGDVVNQASRLCDAAGAGEILLADSLRRALRRPAPRMRESDALGTTPVHVVALAE encoded by the coding sequence ATGTCGTTCCACCTCGTCGACGCCCACGGCACCACGCTCGCCGACTTCCCGCCCGGGGGCGGGTCGCTCGTCGTCGGGCGCTCCGCGGAGTGCTCGCTGGTCCTCTCCGACCCCACGGTCTCCCGGCGCCACGCCGAGGTGCACATCGTGGACGACCATCTGGTCGTGATGGACCTGGGGTCGCGGAACGGCACCTTCCGCAACGGCGTGCGCGTGGAGCGCGCGCGCCTGCGCGCCGGCGACGTGGTCGCCTTCGGCGTCGTGCCGCTGCGCGTCGAGGGCGAGGGCGAGAACGGCGAGGTCCAGCAGCTGGTGGTGCTCGACAACGGCGGCGCGGCCCCGAGCGCGGCCCCGAGCGCGGCCCCGAGCGCGGAGCCCGAGCTGCTCCCCGCGGAGGCGACCTCCGGGTCGCGCCCCGCGTCGGACCTCGACGAGGGGGCGGGCCGCGCGACGCCGAGCGCCGACGCACCGGCCGTCCCGCAGGAGGCCGAGCCCGGGCCCCCGCCGGGCGCCACGCTCCTGAAGCCAATCGCGCAGCCCGCGGCCCCGCCGGCGGTGGGCACGGCCCGGACGCCCGCCCGCAGCGCCGCGCCGATCCCCGCGGCCGCCCCCGTCCTCGCCGCTGCCCCGGCGCAGCCCGCCCCGCCCGCGTCCGCGGATCCGGACGGCGAGCCGCCCATCGTGGCCGAGCGCGAGGCGGCGTCGCCGCAGGAGCTCACCGCGCGGCGCCTGCAGCAGCTCCTCGAGGCGACGAAGGCCCTCGGCGGCGCGGCGGACGTCGCGGCCGTGCACGAGCGCATCGTCGGCGCGGCGCTGCGCACGCTCGACGCGGACCGCGCGGCCATCCTGCTCACGAGCGACTACGACGCGCAGCTGGTGCCCGCCGTCGCGCGCGACCGCTGGGGCGCGGACCTCATCGCCGCCGGTGCGCCGCCGGTGCCGCGCACCATCACGCGCGCCGCGCTCGCGCGCCGCAGCGCGCTGCTCACCGTCGACGCCACCGCAGACCCACGCTTCGTCGGCCAGTCGGTGCTGCGGCAGCGCGTGCGCTCCGCCATGTGCGCGCCGCTGCTGGACGCCGAGGGCGGTGCGTTCGGCGCGCTGTACGTCGACAGCGCCGATCCGCATCGCCAGTTCGCCGAGGCGGACCTCGACTTCCTCACGGCGTTCGCGTCGCTGGGGGCGGCGTCGCTGGAGAACGCGCGGCTGGCCGAGCGCGTGCGGCGCGAGGCCGTGGCGCGCGAGAACTTCGCGCGCTACTTCGCGCCGCCCGTCGCCGAGCGCATCGCGCGCTCGCAGGATGCGGTGCGGCTGGGGGGCGAGCGGCGCACGGTCGCCGTGCTGTTCGCCGACCTGCGCGGCTTCACCAAGCTCGCGGCCGAGCTGTCGCCGGACGACCTCGCGGAGACGCTCAGCGACTTCCTGAGCGGCATGGTGGAGTGCGTGTTCCGCCACGGCGGGACGCTCGACAAGTTCATCGGCGACTGCGTGATGGCGCAGTGGGGCGCGCCCGAGAGCGGCGCCGACGACGCCGACCGCGCGCTGGCCGCGGCGATCGACATGCTGGGCGCCGTGGACGCGCTCAACGCGCGCCGCGTGGCCGCGCACCGCAAGCCGCTCGCGATCGGCATCGGCCTGTCGTACGGCGAGGTGTTCGCGGGCAACATCGGCTCCGAGCGCCGCCTCGAGTTCACGGTGATCGGCGACGTCGTGAACCAGGCGAGCCGGCTGTGCGACGCCGCGGGCGCCGGCGAGATCCTGCTCGCGGACTCGTTGCGGCGGGCGCTGCGACGCCCCGCCCCGCGCATGCGCGAGTCCGACGCCCTGGGCACGACGCCCGTGCACGTCGTGGCGCTCGCGGAGTGA
- a CDS encoding anthranilate synthase component I family protein: MLAFDDFRALAAPGTLVPVWRDCLLDTDTPVSAFAKLRRGPFAFLLESAPAGGETWSRYTFLGTEPRGAWRLADGVVEDWTPESGWHNARTPADPLADLQAIVAGFRPADVAALGPFWAGAVGFFAYDVVRHIERLPNAPPRGVQAPDALFVFTRALVVIDNLRAQARVVVGVPVDEATAGDPHDLRAAYDDAVATVDATIARLRAPLPLPALDLDPAAAPAVGESTYERERFIADVDRIKEYVRAGDCFQALLARRIRVPHDFDSSALYRALRAINPSPYMYHLVLDGVELVGCSPELMVRVADRRVIVRPIAGTRPRGATPAADEAMAAELLDDEKERAEHVMLVDLGRNDVGRVARYGSVEVTSLMHIERYSHVLHIVSQVEGTLVDDRSAIDVFRAVFPAGTMSGAPKVRAMEIIDELEPERRGPYAGAVGYIAAGDQRMDMAITIRTCVIAGGEASVQAGAGIVYDSDPVKEWEETENKARAMLTAIGRVRAAAPRPTG; this comes from the coding sequence GTGCTCGCCTTCGACGACTTCCGCGCGCTCGCCGCGCCCGGCACGCTGGTGCCCGTGTGGCGCGACTGCCTGCTCGACACCGACACGCCCGTGTCGGCGTTCGCCAAGCTGCGGCGCGGCCCGTTCGCGTTCCTGCTGGAGAGCGCGCCCGCCGGCGGCGAGACCTGGAGCCGCTACACCTTCCTCGGCACCGAGCCGCGCGGCGCGTGGCGGCTGGCCGACGGCGTGGTCGAGGACTGGACGCCGGAGTCCGGCTGGCACAACGCCCGCACGCCCGCCGACCCGCTCGCCGACCTGCAGGCGATCGTCGCCGGCTTCCGGCCGGCCGACGTCGCCGCGCTCGGGCCGTTCTGGGCGGGTGCGGTGGGCTTCTTCGCGTATGACGTGGTGCGCCACATCGAGCGGCTGCCGAACGCGCCGCCGCGCGGCGTGCAGGCGCCCGACGCGCTCTTCGTCTTCACGCGCGCGCTGGTCGTGATCGACAACCTGCGCGCGCAGGCGCGCGTCGTCGTCGGCGTGCCGGTGGACGAGGCGACCGCGGGCGATCCGCACGACCTGCGCGCCGCGTACGATGACGCCGTCGCGACGGTCGATGCGACGATCGCGCGGCTGCGCGCGCCGCTGCCGCTCCCCGCGCTCGACCTCGATCCGGCCGCCGCGCCGGCGGTGGGCGAGAGCACGTACGAGCGGGAGCGCTTCATCGCCGACGTCGACCGCATCAAGGAGTACGTGCGCGCCGGCGACTGCTTCCAGGCGCTGCTGGCGCGCCGCATCCGCGTGCCGCACGACTTCGACTCCTCGGCGCTGTACCGCGCGCTGCGCGCCATCAACCCGTCGCCGTACATGTACCACCTGGTGCTCGACGGGGTGGAGCTGGTGGGCTGCTCGCCCGAGCTGATGGTGCGCGTCGCCGACCGCCGCGTCATCGTGCGCCCCATCGCCGGCACGCGCCCGCGCGGCGCCACGCCCGCCGCCGACGAGGCGATGGCGGCCGAGCTGCTCGACGACGAGAAGGAGCGGGCCGAGCACGTGATGCTGGTGGACCTCGGCCGCAACGACGTGGGGCGCGTGGCGCGCTACGGCAGCGTCGAGGTGACGAGCCTCATGCACATCGAGCGCTACTCGCACGTGCTCCACATCGTCAGCCAGGTGGAGGGCACGCTGGTCGACGACCGCTCGGCCATCGACGTCTTCCGCGCGGTCTTCCCGGCCGGCACGATGAGCGGCGCGCCCAAGGTCCGCGCGATGGAGATCATCGACGAGCTGGAGCCCGAGCGCCGCGGCCCGTACGCGGGCGCGGTGGGCTACATCGCGGCGGGCGACCAGCGCATGGACATGGCGATCACCATCCGCACCTGCGTCATCGCGGGCGGGGAGGCCAGCGTCCAGGCCGGGGCCGGCATCGTCTACGACTCCGACCCGGTGAAGGAGTGGGAGGAGACCGAGAACAAGGCGCGCGCGATGCTGACCGCCATCGGCCGGGTCCGGGCGGCGGCGCCGCGGCCGACCGGCTGA